A genome region from Psychrobacter jeotgali includes the following:
- the atpA gene encoding F0F1 ATP synthase subunit alpha: MQQLNPAEISNLIKQRIQDLDAGATAKNEGTIVKVSDGIVQIHGLEDAMYGEMIEFEGEIYGMALNLERDSVGAVVLGDYLQLQEGQKAYCTGRILEVPVGPELLGRVVDALGNPIDGKGPINAKMTDKVEKIAPGVIDRQSVDQPVMTGYKAVDTMIPIGRGQRELIIGDRQTGKTALAIDAIIAQKSSGIKCVYVAVGQKRSTIANVVRKLEETGALEYTTVVVASASEPAALQYIAPYSGCTIGEYFRDRGEDALIVFDDLSKQAVAYRQISLLLRRPPGREAYPGDVFYLHSRLLERASRVNADYVEKFTNGEVKGKTGSLTALPIIETQAGDVSAFVPTNVISITDGQIFLESSLFNSGIRPAVNAGISVSRVGGAAQTKIIKKLSGGIRTALAQYRELAAFAQFASDLDDATREQLDHGERVTELMKQKQYQPMSIAEQAAVIYASNEGYLADVPVEKIGSFEESYLRYMHDEQADLMTEINETANYNDDIAGRLKSSVETFKQNHSY; encoded by the coding sequence ATGCAACAATTGAATCCAGCGGAAATCAGTAATCTGATTAAGCAGCGTATTCAAGACCTTGATGCGGGTGCAACTGCAAAGAATGAAGGCACGATTGTCAAAGTATCTGACGGTATCGTGCAGATTCATGGTCTTGAAGATGCGATGTACGGCGAAATGATTGAGTTTGAAGGCGAAATCTACGGAATGGCGTTGAACTTAGAGCGTGATTCAGTGGGTGCGGTCGTACTTGGTGATTATCTACAGCTACAAGAAGGTCAAAAGGCTTATTGTACTGGCCGTATTCTTGAAGTACCTGTAGGTCCTGAATTATTAGGACGTGTTGTTGACGCCTTGGGTAATCCTATTGATGGTAAAGGCCCTATCAACGCTAAAATGACTGATAAAGTCGAAAAAATTGCGCCAGGCGTTATTGATCGTCAATCAGTAGATCAGCCCGTAATGACCGGTTATAAAGCGGTTGATACCATGATTCCAATCGGTCGTGGTCAGCGTGAGCTTATTATTGGTGACCGCCAAACAGGTAAAACGGCTTTAGCTATTGACGCTATTATTGCTCAGAAAAGCTCTGGCATTAAGTGTGTCTACGTAGCAGTTGGTCAAAAACGTTCTACTATCGCTAACGTGGTTCGTAAGCTTGAAGAGACCGGCGCCCTTGAATACACTACGGTAGTAGTGGCTTCGGCATCAGAGCCTGCTGCTTTGCAATATATTGCACCGTACTCAGGTTGTACTATTGGCGAATATTTCCGTGACCGCGGTGAAGATGCGCTAATCGTCTTTGATGACTTGTCAAAACAAGCGGTTGCCTATCGTCAAATCTCATTACTATTACGTCGTCCACCAGGTCGTGAAGCTTACCCAGGTGACGTATTCTATCTACACTCACGTCTACTTGAGCGTGCCTCACGCGTGAACGCTGATTATGTAGAAAAGTTCACCAATGGTGAAGTGAAAGGTAAAACCGGTTCATTAACGGCTCTACCTATTATCGAAACCCAAGCGGGTGACGTATCAGCATTCGTACCGACTAACGTGATTTCAATCACTGATGGTCAGATTTTCTTAGAATCAAGCCTATTTAACTCAGGTATCCGTCCAGCAGTTAACGCTGGTATCTCGGTATCGCGTGTTGGTGGTGCTGCTCAGACTAAGATTATCAAAAAGCTATCTGGTGGTATTCGTACCGCATTGGCTCAGTACCGAGAGCTTGCAGCATTCGCTCAGTTCGCTTCAGATCTTGATGATGCGACTCGTGAGCAGCTTGATCATGGTGAGCGTGTGACTGAACTGATGAAGCAAAAGCAGTATCAGCCGATGTCTATCGCAGAGCAAGCAGCAGTTATTTATGCTTCTAACGAAGGTTATCTAGCAGATGTACCGGTTGAAAAAATTGGTTCATTTGAAGAGTCTTACCTCCGCTATATGCATGACGAGCAAGCGGACTTAATGACGGAAATCAA
- a CDS encoding F0F1 ATP synthase subunit delta: MADLSTLARPYAKAAFDYANENGVVSEWEDFLFIASMIVKDKSFHTWLDNPAVSAEQKSAALVDLYDTEVASVSDSAFKQLLNDAKGHRDDSNASYPQVSTALNNFVKQLSEQERLTLLPEVYEHYRRHKASGLKQLDAYVTTAYPLTDEQREMFQTRLAASLNASVVIHETVDPSLLAGATIKVGDKVIDDSMRGKLQQLKTQLTA, translated from the coding sequence ATGGCTGACTTATCAACCTTAGCACGACCCTACGCTAAAGCCGCGTTTGACTATGCCAATGAAAACGGAGTGGTTAGTGAATGGGAAGACTTCCTGTTTATTGCCAGCATGATTGTCAAAGATAAATCGTTCCATACCTGGCTAGACAATCCAGCCGTTTCTGCTGAGCAAAAGTCAGCCGCTTTGGTCGATCTTTATGATACAGAAGTAGCAAGCGTTAGCGATTCTGCTTTTAAACAGTTACTGAACGATGCTAAAGGGCATCGTGATGACAGCAACGCCAGCTATCCACAAGTATCAACAGCGCTTAACAACTTCGTTAAACAGTTATCAGAGCAAGAGCGTCTGACACTGCTTCCTGAAGTTTATGAGCATTATCGCCGTCATAAAGCCTCAGGTCTAAAACAGCTTGACGCTTATGTGACCACTGCCTATCCACTGACTGATGAGCAGCGTGAGATGTTTCAAACCCGTCTTGCCGCCTCGTTGAATGCCAGTGTAGTGATTCACGAAACCGTTGATCCTAGTCTTTTGGCAGGTGCTACGATTAAAGTCGGTGACAAAGTCATTGATGATTCGATGCGCGGCAAGTTACAACAGTTAAAAACACAGCTAACGGCCTAG
- a CDS encoding F0F1 ATP synthase subunit B gives MNINFTIIGQAIAFAIFVIFCMKFVWPHLIGAINERQHKIAEGLNAAEKAKADLATAEQDAEQELNVAKTKAAALIEQANKSANQLVEDAKSQAQIEGERIRQQAQASIDQEINQAREALRAQVAELSVLGAEKILQDKVDMQKHSSMLEQLAAKL, from the coding sequence GTGAATATCAATTTTACCATCATCGGTCAAGCCATTGCTTTTGCAATATTTGTGATTTTTTGCATGAAGTTCGTGTGGCCACATCTTATTGGTGCTATCAACGAACGTCAGCATAAAATTGCTGAAGGCTTAAATGCCGCTGAAAAAGCAAAAGCAGATTTGGCAACCGCTGAGCAAGATGCAGAGCAAGAGCTGAATGTCGCTAAGACTAAAGCTGCCGCTTTGATTGAGCAAGCGAACAAAAGTGCCAATCAGCTGGTTGAAGACGCTAAATCACAAGCTCAAATAGAAGGTGAGCGTATTCGTCAACAAGCACAAGCGTCCATCGATCAAGAGATCAATCAAGCACGTGAAGCATTACGTGCTCAAGTCGCTGAACTGTCAGTGCTTGGTGCTGAAAAGATTTTGCAAGATAAAGTCGATATGCAAAAACACTCCAGCATGTTAGAACAACTGGCGGCTAAGCTGTAA
- the atpE gene encoding F0F1 ATP synthase subunit C, translated as MDPVLGGYTVIAVALLIGAGALATGIGFALLGGKFLESVARQPELGSQLQTRMFIVAGLLDAIPMIGVGIAMLLLFANPLAG; from the coding sequence ATGGATCCAGTATTAGGTGGTTACACAGTTATCGCAGTTGCATTGCTTATTGGCGCAGGCGCCCTTGCAACAGGTATTGGCTTTGCTCTCTTAGGTGGCAAATTCCTAGAAAGTGTTGCACGTCAGCCAGAGCTTGGTTCACAATTGCAAACTCGTATGTTTATCGTAGCAGGTCTTCTTGATGCTATACCAATGATTGGTGTTGGTATTGCGATGCTACTATTATTCGCAAACCCTCTAGCAGGTTAA
- the atpB gene encoding F0F1 ATP synthase subunit A has protein sequence MAAEQSSTDYISHHLTNWTYGYLPGEGWKVAYTAEEAGQMGFNAIHLDSMLWSIGLGILFCAVFWMVAKKVTSGVPSKTQAAVELIVEFVDNNVRDSYSGTSKLIAPLALTIFVWIFLMNAMDLLPIDFIPGLAGQIGAAMGHDPHHVFFKIVPTTDPNITLGMAFSVFALIIGYSIKEKGIGGFIGELTLHPFSSNNIILKIILIPVNFILEVVTLIAKPVSLGLRLFGNMYAGELVFILIALMPFWIQWALSVPWAIFHILIITLQAFIFMMLTIIYLSLASSTEH, from the coding sequence ATGGCAGCCGAACAATCATCAACAGACTATATCTCTCACCATTTAACCAATTGGACGTATGGCTATTTGCCAGGCGAAGGCTGGAAGGTTGCCTATACCGCTGAAGAAGCGGGACAAATGGGTTTTAATGCCATCCATTTAGACTCTATGCTTTGGTCAATTGGTTTGGGCATTTTATTTTGCGCCGTTTTTTGGATGGTTGCCAAAAAGGTTACCTCAGGGGTTCCGAGCAAGACTCAGGCCGCTGTTGAGTTAATCGTAGAGTTTGTCGATAATAACGTCCGCGACTCTTATAGTGGCACTTCAAAACTAATTGCACCGCTTGCTCTGACGATCTTCGTATGGATTTTCCTGATGAACGCGATGGACTTATTGCCTATCGACTTCATTCCTGGGCTTGCCGGTCAAATCGGTGCAGCCATGGGGCATGATCCCCATCATGTATTCTTTAAAATTGTACCTACCACTGACCCTAATATTACTTTGGGTATGGCGTTCTCAGTATTTGCACTGATTATCGGTTACAGTATTAAAGAAAAAGGCATCGGTGGCTTCATTGGCGAGTTAACGCTGCACCCTTTTAGCTCAAATAATATTATCTTAAAAATTATTTTAATCCCTGTCAACTTCATCTTAGAAGTCGTGACTTTGATTGCAAAACCAGTCTCACTCGGCTTACGTCTGTTCGGTAATATGTATGCCGGTGAATTGGTGTTTATTTTGATTGCCTTGATGCCATTCTGGATTCAGTGGGCACTATCAGTACCATGGGCTATCTTCCACATTTTGATCATTACCCTTCAAGCGTTCATTTTTATGATGCTCACGATAATTTACTTATCATTAGCTTCATCGACTGAACATTAA
- a CDS encoding ATP synthase subunit I, translating into MTRPAKRTQTTEVALYIKRQAWVLFILIAIVGLLDVSWLRSEQLIVAKGVAIGALLSFVTQAIFASFVFRHTGYRARRNIVGQLYRGQMVKWLITVIGFALIFIYIKPLSAPALFGGFIFMKFSHILILWRIR; encoded by the coding sequence ATGACCAGACCTGCAAAACGTACGCAAACTACAGAGGTGGCTTTATATATCAAGCGCCAAGCTTGGGTATTATTTATCCTTATTGCTATAGTAGGATTGCTAGATGTCAGTTGGCTGCGTAGTGAGCAGCTTATAGTAGCAAAAGGTGTCGCCATTGGAGCGTTACTAAGTTTTGTTACTCAAGCTATATTTGCAAGCTTCGTTTTTCGGCATACCGGATACCGTGCTCGCAGGAATATAGTAGGGCAGTTGTATCGAGGCCAAATGGTTAAATGGTTGATAACAGTTATTGGTTTTGCACTTATTTTTATCTATATTAAGCCTTTATCGGCGCCGGCATTATTCGGCGGTTTTATTTTTATGAAGTTCAGCCATATCCTTATATTATGGCGAATTCGTTAA
- a CDS encoding metal ABC transporter solute-binding protein, Zn/Mn family: MLNLYNYLYKYKTNSSSHLSPHLSSRPLPRWIVGLTTILLGLFISLNGQAATVSVSNYPLFLLSEAVTEGAPSAKRLLQPGEVGHHGSVSPSDIKAIQDSKFVVWFGEPLENNLAASLNTAPNAISLFAFKAFKRYPLRDVKGQPIAGTLDPHIWLDPENAKAITRALAVIHSHANPQYKTLYHANAQKFAQRMNRMVTAQQNKQKTYPYWVYHDAYQYIENALQLRLVGSLSTDHHLAPKASQLRWLNAQRPNKTMCLVTQSKPAKGLVAKLQPVNTTIQAEDMSGSKDFISGWQTMAQQIRYCIQ; encoded by the coding sequence ATGCTGAACCTATATAACTATTTATACAAGTATAAGACAAACTCATCATCACATTTATCACCACATTTATCGTCACGCCCATTGCCGCGTTGGATAGTAGGGTTGACTACTATCTTGCTAGGTTTATTTATAAGCCTCAATGGGCAAGCGGCTACCGTCAGCGTTAGTAATTATCCTTTATTTTTATTAAGTGAAGCGGTGACTGAGGGCGCACCATCGGCTAAACGGCTGTTACAACCAGGCGAAGTAGGTCACCATGGCAGCGTGAGTCCAAGCGATATCAAGGCCATTCAAGACAGTAAGTTCGTCGTTTGGTTTGGAGAGCCGCTGGAGAATAATTTAGCGGCAAGTTTGAATACGGCACCCAATGCCATTTCACTATTTGCCTTTAAGGCTTTTAAGCGTTATCCACTGCGTGATGTTAAAGGTCAGCCTATTGCCGGCACCCTAGATCCGCATATTTGGCTTGATCCTGAAAATGCTAAAGCCATTACTCGTGCACTGGCAGTTATTCATAGTCATGCCAATCCGCAATATAAAACCCTGTATCATGCCAATGCGCAAAAATTCGCTCAACGTATGAATAGGATGGTTACGGCTCAGCAGAATAAGCAAAAAACTTATCCTTACTGGGTCTATCATGATGCTTATCAATATATAGAAAATGCACTCCAATTAAGGTTAGTTGGAAGTTTGAGTACCGATCATCATCTAGCGCCTAAGGCCAGTCAGCTACGTTGGCTCAATGCACAGCGTCCAAACAAAACCATGTGCTTAGTTACCCAAAGCAAACCTGCTAAAGGATTGGTGGCTAAATTGCAGCCAGTGAATACCACTATACAAGCTGAAGATATGAGTGGCAGTAAAGACTTTATCAGTGGTTGGCAGACTATGGCTCAACAAATACGCTACTGTATCCAATGA
- a CDS encoding transcriptional repressor — MSASSVSNHVHDVQYFTAKDITKRLDAAKEQCRLRGVRFTPLRQQIYQLVLQANQPVGAYDLITQLQQARLAQNIDSDNNSTDSANMQSVKNVAPPTVYRSLEFLLDEGLIHQLTSINAYVPCCHPRAEHTAAFLICDDCRRVQECSSLPVQEMMSFAEQDVGFTVSHSVIELSGRCQACQ, encoded by the coding sequence TTGTCCGCTTCGTCTGTATCTAATCATGTGCATGATGTTCAGTACTTTACTGCCAAAGACATCACCAAACGTTTAGATGCCGCAAAAGAGCAGTGCCGGCTACGTGGTGTTCGCTTTACCCCTTTACGCCAGCAAATATACCAACTGGTCTTGCAAGCTAACCAACCCGTCGGCGCTTATGATTTAATTACTCAGCTGCAACAAGCACGGCTAGCACAAAATATTGACTCAGATAACAACAGCACTGATTCAGCTAATATGCAGTCTGTAAAAAATGTTGCACCGCCAACCGTTTATCGTAGTTTGGAGTTTTTATTGGATGAAGGTCTTATTCATCAACTGACTTCAATTAACGCTTATGTGCCTTGCTGCCATCCGCGGGCTGAGCATACAGCGGCATTTCTTATCTGTGACGACTGCCGGCGCGTGCAGGAGTGTAGTAGCTTGCCAGTTCAAGAGATGATGAGCTTCGCTGAGCAGGATGTGGGCTTTACGGTAAGCCATAGCGTGATTGAGTTAAGTGGTCGCTGCCAAGCTTGTCAATAA
- a CDS encoding metal ABC transporter ATP-binding protein: MQASVSDTIHSKQKLLSLENIGYEIGPQRLLSHISMDIAVDETISIIGPNGAGKSTLVKIILGLLTPTIGKVNAHQPLQLGYVPQRFAVPPILPLRVKDLLAQANKHRLTPEQRQFVFDKLSLNHLLSRQMLHLSGGETQRVLLARALLDKPNLLILDEPMQGLDPDTEVWLYQFIDELPEFLRCAMLVISHDLHWVMKGSRRVICLNKHICCEGQPSELAITAEFQKLFGHHYEQPYVHKPHDCEHHAPSEVL; the protein is encoded by the coding sequence ATGCAGGCCTCTGTAAGTGATACTATCCATAGTAAGCAAAAGCTATTGAGCTTAGAGAATATCGGTTATGAGATTGGCCCGCAACGCCTACTATCCCATATCAGTATGGATATAGCGGTTGATGAGACTATCAGTATCATTGGGCCTAATGGTGCTGGTAAGTCGACGTTAGTCAAAATAATATTAGGCTTGCTTACCCCCACCATAGGTAAGGTTAACGCTCATCAGCCCTTGCAACTAGGCTATGTCCCGCAGCGCTTTGCAGTACCGCCGATATTGCCGCTACGGGTAAAAGACCTGTTAGCCCAAGCAAACAAACATCGTTTGACCCCTGAGCAGCGCCAGTTTGTCTTTGATAAATTGTCCTTGAATCATTTATTATCACGGCAAATGCTGCACTTGTCTGGCGGCGAAACCCAGCGGGTATTATTGGCACGGGCATTATTAGATAAGCCCAACTTACTTATTTTAGACGAACCTATGCAAGGGTTAGATCCTGATACCGAGGTTTGGCTGTATCAATTTATTGACGAGCTGCCTGAGTTCCTGCGCTGTGCCATGCTAGTCATCTCTCATGATTTGCATTGGGTGATGAAAGGTAGCCGGCGGGTGATATGTTTAAATAAGCATATTTGCTGCGAAGGACAACCCAGCGAGCTCGCTATTACTGCTGAATTCCAAAAGCTATTTGGGCACCACTACGAACAGCCTTACGTGCATAAACCCCATGACTGCGAACATCATGCTCCCAGCGAAGTGTTGTAG
- a CDS encoding metal ABC transporter permease — translation MSAWLAIIAPAWIAGSILALLSAPLGCLVLWRRMAFFADALAHGTLLGVALAVWWQLPMGIGIALVSIMVVVGLVVIDDERLPVDAVLAVVAVSLLCLGLLTLTQLTDQQANVLGFLFGNLLEIDWADLPLIAASVLVGLGLLIYIWPAQIKLATHEALARIQGINPTKQRLFFMGVLAGFCAIAMQAVGSLLISGLLVLPALTARLWSLAPKQMVISSLIIAQLGVTLGVWGSILVDVQTGLAIVLVLALIFFAALILSKLLALKTHS, via the coding sequence ATGAGTGCTTGGTTAGCCATCATTGCGCCTGCTTGGATTGCTGGCAGTATTTTAGCGTTACTTTCAGCCCCGCTAGGCTGTTTGGTATTATGGCGACGGATGGCATTTTTTGCCGACGCTTTGGCGCATGGCACCTTACTGGGAGTGGCATTAGCGGTTTGGTGGCAACTGCCTATGGGAATCGGCATCGCTTTGGTCAGTATTATGGTGGTGGTAGGGCTAGTGGTAATCGATGATGAGCGCCTGCCTGTTGACGCTGTGCTGGCAGTAGTTGCGGTCTCGCTATTATGTTTAGGTTTACTGACTTTAACCCAATTAACCGATCAGCAAGCTAATGTTCTAGGATTTTTGTTTGGCAATCTGTTAGAGATTGACTGGGCAGATTTACCTTTGATTGCGGCTAGCGTACTAGTAGGATTGGGCTTATTAATTTACATCTGGCCTGCACAAATCAAATTAGCTACTCACGAAGCTCTAGCTCGTATCCAAGGCATTAACCCCACCAAGCAGCGGTTATTCTTTATGGGGGTGTTGGCTGGATTTTGTGCCATTGCCATGCAAGCTGTGGGCAGTCTACTGATTAGTGGGCTGTTAGTTTTGCCGGCGCTGACCGCACGTTTATGGTCATTAGCACCTAAGCAAATGGTTATATCCTCACTTATTATTGCTCAGCTCGGGGTTACGTTAGGCGTTTGGGGCAGTATTTTAGTGGACGTACAAACAGGACTGGCCATTGTCTTGGTGTTAGCCCTGATATTTTTTGCAGCGCTAATCCTATCAAAGCTACTGGCTTTGAAAACTCATTCTTGA
- a CDS encoding metallophosphoesterase, whose product MASYPAHKISSPDMQVNVLQLTDLHLSMPKELFTADRTQSNCQQSFEQVVKQALDEDIRCDLILVTGDLVNQVNRTIYDHIFAVLQRTQIPFACIAGNHDVTDELYSERPFFQRELVPQPADPRLLNQHVIETDYWQILLLDSAVAGKVAGKVQNKDIEWLCSQLSTSNKPALLALHHHVLPMQSEWIDDHIAQNAEVFWQRISPFKHLSAIISGHTHQEQVRCRQGVTVYSTPSTCYQFKPYEDDFAYDKNARPGYRWLQLANNGSIVSWVKRLDT is encoded by the coding sequence ATGGCAAGCTACCCTGCCCATAAAATTAGTAGCCCAGATATGCAAGTCAACGTGCTACAGCTAACAGACTTACATTTATCGATGCCTAAAGAACTTTTTACCGCCGATCGTACCCAGTCTAATTGTCAACAAAGCTTTGAGCAAGTTGTTAAGCAAGCACTAGATGAAGATATTCGCTGTGATTTAATCTTGGTTACTGGTGACTTGGTTAATCAAGTTAACCGCACTATTTATGACCATATTTTTGCTGTCTTACAGCGAACCCAGATACCTTTTGCCTGTATCGCAGGGAATCATGATGTCACTGATGAGCTATATTCTGAACGACCTTTTTTTCAGCGAGAGCTGGTTCCACAGCCTGCCGATCCACGCTTGCTGAATCAACATGTGATTGAGACGGATTATTGGCAGATACTACTGCTGGACTCTGCGGTCGCCGGTAAAGTTGCTGGTAAAGTGCAGAATAAGGATATCGAATGGTTATGCAGCCAATTGAGTACTTCTAACAAGCCTGCCCTTCTTGCGCTGCATCATCATGTATTGCCGATGCAGTCAGAATGGATAGATGACCATATCGCTCAAAACGCCGAAGTCTTCTGGCAGCGTATTAGTCCTTTTAAGCACCTAAGCGCTATTATTAGCGGTCACACTCATCAAGAGCAAGTGCGTTGTCGACAAGGCGTTACCGTTTATAGCACGCCATCAACCTGCTACCAATTCAAACCTTATGAAGATGATTTTGCTTACGACAAAAATGCACGTCCCGGTTACCGTTGGTTGCAATTGGCTAACAATGGCAGCATTGTAAGCTGGGTTAAAAGATTAGATACTTAA
- the dksA gene encoding RNA polymerase-binding protein DksA, which produces MNSPTQDPNDVKFTPYEPAKGEEYMSDAELEHFRTILLDWKQQLIGEADRTKTYIQDESSAMPDINDRATQEEEFALTLRTRDRERKLIRKIDKSIAEIESGDYGFCETCGVEIGLRRLEARPTATQCIDCKTLSEIKERQNQGHT; this is translated from the coding sequence ATGAACAGCCCAACCCAAGATCCAAACGATGTGAAGTTTACGCCTTACGAGCCAGCCAAGGGCGAAGAATATATGTCAGATGCTGAATTAGAGCATTTTAGAACCATATTGTTAGACTGGAAACAGCAGCTGATTGGCGAAGCCGATCGAACTAAAACTTATATTCAGGATGAGTCTAGCGCCATGCCTGATATTAATGACCGCGCTACTCAAGAAGAAGAGTTTGCTTTAACTTTACGTACCCGTGATCGTGAGCGTAAATTGATTCGCAAAATTGATAAATCTATCGCTGAAATTGAGAGCGGTGATTATGGATTCTGTGAAACCTGCGGTGTTGAGATTGGTCTACGTCGTCTAGAAGCACGCCCCACAGCTACTCAATGCATCGACTGCAAAACTTTGTCTGAGATCAAAGAGCGTCAAAACCAAGGTCACACTTAA
- the gluQRS gene encoding tRNA glutamyl-Q(34) synthetase GluQRS, translating to MNTSHILTPNHAAKAQPIGRFAPSPTGELHLGSLTTALASYCHIKSLGGQWLLRMEDTDTERCDRQFSEQILIDLEVLGLHWDGDVIYQSERLDIYNDYLSSNLAALSYACQCSRKSLAQYWQQQEKNENKQSLTANTELLASKALDNNKALNDPALINRQRYPRCCLKAFLNKQQHKLRLQLPDYSIGFLDHIQGIQWSNPQQTLGDMVVRRQDGMINYILAASIDDGLQQVSHIMRGLDIMPLTTAQISVMTAANLPTVDYWYHLPLICHPDGQKLSKQNLAQPIDTRSPNKLIALALNLLQQPAVDLDTPERMLAQAVNQWSNTPLQGKRSLLTADTEK from the coding sequence TTGAATACCTCCCATATCCTTACGCCTAATCATGCAGCAAAAGCTCAGCCTATAGGCCGTTTTGCGCCCTCACCTACTGGCGAGCTCCATCTGGGCTCATTGACTACCGCCTTAGCCAGCTACTGTCATATCAAATCTTTAGGTGGTCAATGGTTATTGCGCATGGAAGATACCGATACCGAGCGCTGTGATCGTCAATTTAGTGAACAAATCCTGATAGATCTAGAAGTCCTTGGTCTTCATTGGGATGGAGATGTTATCTACCAATCCGAACGTCTTGATATCTATAATGATTATTTATCATCAAACCTAGCCGCACTTAGTTACGCTTGTCAGTGCTCACGTAAGAGCTTGGCACAGTATTGGCAGCAGCAGGAGAAAAATGAGAATAAGCAATCTCTAACCGCCAATACAGAGTTGTTAGCCAGTAAAGCTCTGGATAATAATAAAGCGCTCAATGATCCTGCTTTAATCAATAGACAGCGCTACCCACGCTGCTGTCTAAAGGCCTTTCTTAATAAGCAGCAGCATAAGCTACGCTTGCAGTTGCCAGACTATAGTATCGGATTCTTGGACCATATTCAGGGGATTCAATGGAGCAATCCGCAGCAGACCTTGGGTGATATGGTGGTGCGTCGCCAAGACGGTATGATCAATTATATTTTGGCTGCTAGTATCGATGATGGCCTGCAACAAGTGAGCCATATCATGCGTGGTTTGGACATTATGCCGCTGACTACGGCGCAAATCAGCGTTATGACTGCCGCCAACTTACCCACCGTCGATTACTGGTATCATTTGCCACTGATCTGTCATCCAGATGGTCAAAAACTCTCAAAACAGAATCTAGCCCAGCCTATCGATACCCGCAGTCCAAACAAGCTCATTGCTTTAGCCCTGAACTTATTACAGCAGCCAGCCGTTGACTTAGATACCCCTGAGCGCATGCTAGCACAAGCGGTTAATCAGTGGAGTAATACGCCATTGCAAGGAAAACGCTCCTTATTGACTGCCGATACTGAAAAATAA